Proteins found in one Helicobacter sp. NHP19-003 genomic segment:
- a CDS encoding Z1 domain-containing protein — translation MKSFYENVFEFARRGLAEIYEEHGGMLEKTDIPSAVQKAKAIIDSPVKEQVFGCSGDFTEEDYDKLEKELEKHFDVKMDLGSVIQGKEQQERDTEWYRKSLKGNPDRFYWNRLRKFLGEKKGFPLEVIRAVGEDTDSILNQLGNPKQEERFSIFGMVVGHVQSGKTTNYGSLITKAVDAGYKFIVVMAGNTNILRNQTQVRINEMFVGKNDRGEDVGVGLIAPSREKQPISLTTEKDDFKQKDAQKNSQGLNLDNTNTSFLLVIKKNTTTISSVIQWLKSHYKNSIAKHAMLLIDDESDWGSINTKTDEDPTTINKEIRDLLKLFEKSTYVAYTATPFANIFIDHRVEGDLFPNDFIYALDTPSNYCGAQEIFIDNPEQYLVDIQDHDEAFPLKHNKEHQVEALPKSLLEAIHVFCINIAIRHLSGYENKCNSMLVNVSRFTDMHKRIDARIADHIDGLKQDILAYAKLQNPERQSVLIATMQEVFSQIKKHNPKIRYSWQEVLEKLSCTISEGSALIVKAIHQKTKHPINYKEDKNIIAVGGLSLARGFTLEGLSVSYFVRNSTCYDTLMQMGRWFGYREGYKDLCKIYMPQETRENFAFIVECVDELMQKFIEMSQDGSTPSDFGLAVRQDPNNILQITARNKMKKVKSITLDLNLNGVSREQADFSHQPQEHEDNLKCLLDLIRSISSLRTERHGKDQAVLYKGVDRQRILEFVNCFKMSHKSVYGESMWQLIEPIQKYLEEKDQVWDVILYGGRGTPIEKLKEFNINIQAGKRKVIKQNNRLHLQKSGRRKLISKDPEEILLDKEKYGAIVEQAKTTKTGQRGIHHLSLRAELENPVLMLSISTMYILEGDLETNPFGNQEVLVPAYGVCFPYRGVKDQSQLVKKVALNTVAQALREEDIRGDEDE, via the coding sequence ATGAAAAGTTTTTACGAAAATGTTTTTGAATTTGCAAGAAGGGGACTTGCTGAAATCTATGAAGAGCATGGTGGAATGCTTGAAAAGACAGACATTCCTAGTGCCGTGCAGAAGGCAAAAGCAATCATTGATTCACCTGTTAAAGAACAAGTATTTGGTTGCAGTGGGGATTTTACAGAAGAGGACTACGACAAGTTGGAAAAAGAACTAGAAAAACATTTTGATGTCAAAATGGATTTAGGCTCAGTCATCCAAGGGAAAGAACAACAAGAACGCGATACAGAGTGGTATCGTAAGAGTTTAAAAGGCAATCCCGATCGATTTTATTGGAATAGATTAAGAAAGTTTTTGGGAGAAAAGAAAGGGTTTCCCCTAGAAGTGATTAGAGCAGTTGGTGAAGATACAGATTCAATTTTAAACCAGCTTGGCAATCCTAAACAAGAGGAGAGGTTTAGCATTTTTGGCATGGTGGTCGGGCATGTGCAATCGGGTAAAACCACAAACTACGGCTCTTTAATCACAAAGGCGGTGGATGCAGGCTATAAGTTCATTGTTGTCATGGCAGGCAATACAAATATATTGAGAAACCAAACACAGGTGCGGATCAATGAGATGTTTGTTGGCAAAAACGATAGGGGGGAAGATGTGGGGGTGGGCTTGATCGCTCCAAGTCGAGAAAAACAACCCATTAGTCTTACAACAGAAAAGGATGATTTTAAACAAAAAGATGCCCAAAAGAATTCCCAAGGACTTAATTTAGACAACACAAACACCTCTTTTCTTTTAGTGATCAAAAAGAATACGACTACAATTTCTAGCGTTATTCAATGGCTCAAAAGCCATTATAAGAATAGCATCGCCAAACATGCCATGTTACTCATTGACGATGAATCGGATTGGGGATCGATCAACACAAAGACCGATGAAGATCCGACCACTATCAATAAAGAAATTAGGGATCTTTTAAAACTCTTTGAAAAAAGTACTTATGTTGCCTACACCGCCACACCTTTTGCCAATATCTTTATTGATCATAGGGTGGAAGGGGATTTATTCCCCAATGATTTTATCTATGCTCTCGATACCCCTAGCAATTATTGCGGAGCGCAAGAAATCTTTATAGACAATCCAGAACAATATCTAGTGGATATCCAAGACCATGACGAGGCGTTTCCCCTAAAACACAATAAAGAACATCAAGTTGAAGCATTGCCAAAAAGTTTATTAGAAGCAATCCATGTTTTCTGTATCAATATTGCCATTAGACATTTGAGTGGATATGAAAATAAGTGCAATAGCATGCTAGTCAATGTGAGTCGTTTTACAGACATGCATAAACGCATAGATGCCCGGATCGCAGATCATATTGATGGGCTTAAGCAGGATATCTTAGCTTATGCTAAGCTCCAAAACCCCGAAAGACAGAGTGTTTTGATCGCCACTATGCAAGAAGTGTTTAGCCAAATCAAAAAACATAATCCTAAGATTAGATACTCTTGGCAAGAAGTTTTAGAAAAGTTGTCTTGCACCATTAGCGAGGGTTCCGCTCTTATTGTTAAAGCCATCCATCAAAAAACTAAACACCCCATCAACTACAAAGAAGATAAGAATATTATTGCTGTGGGGGGTTTAAGCTTAGCGCGTGGATTCACCCTAGAGGGTTTGAGTGTGAGTTATTTTGTCCGCAACTCCACTTGTTACGACACCCTCATGCAAATGGGGCGTTGGTTTGGTTATAGAGAGGGCTATAAAGACTTATGTAAGATTTACATGCCCCAAGAGACTCGGGAGAACTTTGCCTTCATTGTTGAGTGCGTGGATGAACTCATGCAAAAATTTATAGAGATGTCCCAAGATGGATCGACACCCTCAGATTTTGGACTTGCTGTTAGGCAAGATCCAAACAATATCTTGCAAATCACAGCTAGAAACAAGATGAAAAAGGTTAAATCCATCACCCTAGACCTAAACTTAAACGGTGTTTCAAGAGAGCAAGCAGATTTCAGCCACCAACCACAAGAGCATGAAGACAATCTCAAGTGTTTGCTTGATCTCATCCGCTCCATTAGCTCTTTGCGTACTGAACGCCATGGAAAAGATCAGGCAGTTCTTTATAAAGGTGTAGATCGGCAGCGCATTTTAGAATTTGTAAATTGCTTTAAAATGTCCCATAAGTCTGTTTATGGCGAGAGCATGTGGCAACTTATTGAGCCGATCCAAAAATATCTTGAAGAGAAAGATCAAGTTTGGGATGTGATCTTATACGGCGGTAGGGGCACACCCATAGAGAAACTCAAAGAGTTTAATATAAATATCCAAGCGGGAAAACGCAAAGTTATCAAGCAAAATAATCGCCTCCATCTACAAAAATCCGGACGCAGAAAACTGATTTCAAAGGACCCTGAAGAAATTTTATTGGATAAAGAAAAATATGGGGCGATTGTAGAGCAAGCCAAAACTACAAAAACAGGACAGCGGGGCATACACCACCTATCTTTAAGGGCGGAATTAGAAAATCCCGTGTTGATGCTCTCGATCTCTACAATGTATATATTGGAGGGCGATTTAGAAACAAACCCTTTTGGCAATCAAGAAGTCTTGGTTCCTGCCTATGGTGTGTGCTTTCCTTATAGAGGTGTTAAGGATCAATCGCAACTAGTTAAAAAAGTCGCCCTTAACACGGTGGCTCAAGCACTACGAGAAGAAGACATTCGAGGGGATGAGGATGAATAA
- a CDS encoding ribonucleoside-diphosphate reductase subunit alpha: protein MEMTAIKRTDRTESIDMDKIRQSIQQATEGIEGISASELELEAEIYFKGSLSTQDMAQTLIRMAVDKIDIDAPNWSFVAARLFLEDLYENVSGFQGYLPLKKYLELGESKGRIVRGFKEKFDLERLDKAIDQKRDLQFNYLGIKTLYDRYLLKDEYNRPIELPQHMFMAIAMFLAQNESDPNAKALEFYGVLSRFEMMCATPTLSNARTPNHQLSSCYVGSTPDNIEGIFDSYKDMALLSKYGGGIGWDFSQVRCLGSYIDGHKSASAGVIPFLKIVNDVAIAVDQLGTRKGAISVYLEIWHMDVLEFIDLRKNSGDERRRAHDLFPALWICDLFMERVEKDEVWTLFDPYVCKDLTEHYGEEFKKRYLAYEQNPHISKEKVSARTLWKKILTNYFESGLPFLGFKDNANHANPNAHAGMIRSSNLCTEIYQNTRSSHYKMQVDFVDGKRAYFEEEERICTDAGIEKRANKLTSNDSINGQKIFMATKVPEEGTLAVCNLASLNLSKIHTPADIERVVPIAVRMLDNVIDLNFYPTAKAKKTNLKSRAIGLGVMGEAQMLAQAQIVWGSVEHAIKIDALMEKISFETIKASSDLAKERGSYAHFAGSAWSKGVFPVDRAKKEALEIAPRQPTCDWDGLKAQVQKQGLRNGYLMAVAPTSSISILVGTTQTIEPIYQKKWFEENLSGMIPVVVPNLSLETWNYYTSAYDIDPKNIVRLAAVRQKWIDQGQSLNLFLRPDKANGKLLHEIYHLAWKLGLKSTYYLRTQSPHLEEKGVFDRSIECHHCQ from the coding sequence ATGGAAATGACAGCAATTAAACGCACTGATCGCACCGAATCGATAGACATGGACAAGATACGCCAGAGCATACAACAAGCCACAGAGGGCATAGAGGGCATCAGTGCCAGCGAGCTGGAATTAGAGGCAGAGATTTACTTTAAAGGCAGCCTGAGTACGCAAGACATGGCACAAACCCTAATCCGCATGGCGGTGGATAAAATCGACATTGACGCGCCTAATTGGAGCTTTGTCGCCGCTAGGCTCTTCTTAGAGGACTTATACGAAAATGTGAGCGGGTTTCAAGGCTACTTGCCACTAAAAAAATATTTGGAGCTGGGTGAGAGCAAAGGACGCATTGTCCGGGGTTTTAAAGAAAAGTTTGATTTGGAGCGTTTAGACAAGGCGATCGATCAAAAACGGGATTTGCAATTCAACTATTTAGGTATCAAGACTCTTTACGATCGCTACTTGCTCAAAGATGAGTACAACCGCCCGATCGAATTGCCCCAGCACATGTTCATGGCAATCGCCATGTTCTTGGCACAAAATGAGAGCGATCCCAATGCCAAAGCCCTAGAGTTTTACGGGGTTTTAAGCCGCTTTGAAATGATGTGTGCCACACCCACACTCTCCAATGCACGCACCCCAAACCACCAACTCAGCTCTTGCTATGTGGGCTCGACCCCTGACAACATAGAGGGGATTTTTGACAGCTACAAGGACATGGCTTTACTCTCCAAATATGGCGGGGGGATCGGCTGGGACTTTAGCCAAGTGCGTTGTTTAGGCAGTTACATTGACGGGCATAAAAGTGCCAGTGCAGGGGTGATCCCTTTCTTAAAGATCGTCAATGATGTGGCGATCGCCGTAGATCAACTCGGCACCCGTAAGGGGGCGATCTCTGTGTATTTAGAGATTTGGCACATGGATGTTTTGGAGTTCATTGACTTACGCAAAAACAGCGGCGATGAACGCCGCCGTGCCCACGATCTCTTCCCAGCCCTGTGGATTTGCGATCTATTTATGGAGCGGGTGGAAAAGGACGAAGTTTGGACGCTCTTTGACCCCTATGTGTGCAAAGATTTGACCGAACACTATGGAGAAGAGTTTAAAAAACGTTACCTTGCCTACGAGCAAAACCCCCATATCAGCAAAGAAAAAGTCAGTGCCCGTACGCTGTGGAAAAAGATTTTAACCAACTACTTTGAGAGCGGTTTGCCCTTTTTAGGCTTTAAGGACAACGCCAACCACGCCAACCCCAACGCCCACGCCGGCATGATCCGCTCGTCTAACCTTTGCACCGAGATTTACCAAAACACCCGCTCCAGCCACTACAAAATGCAAGTGGATTTTGTCGATGGCAAGAGGGCGTATTTTGAGGAAGAAGAGCGTATTTGCACCGATGCGGGCATTGAAAAGAGGGCAAACAAACTCACCAGCAACGACTCGATCAACGGGCAAAAAATCTTCATGGCGACCAAAGTCCCCGAAGAGGGCACGCTTGCCGTGTGTAATCTAGCCAGCTTGAATTTAAGCAAAATCCACACCCCAGCAGACATTGAGCGGGTCGTGCCCATTGCCGTGCGTATGCTGGATAATGTGATCGATCTAAACTTCTACCCCACCGCTAAAGCTAAAAAGACAAACCTAAAAAGTCGGGCGATCGGGCTAGGTGTGATGGGCGAGGCGCAAATGCTCGCCCAAGCCCAAATTGTATGGGGGAGCGTGGAGCACGCCATTAAAATAGACGCTTTAATGGAGAAAATCAGTTTTGAAACGATCAAGGCAAGCAGTGATCTAGCTAAAGAGCGGGGCAGCTACGCCCACTTTGCAGGCTCGGCGTGGAGCAAGGGCGTTTTCCCCGTGGATAGAGCCAAAAAAGAAGCCCTAGAGATCGCCCCCCGTCAGCCCACTTGCGATTGGGATGGCCTCAAAGCACAGGTGCAAAAACAGGGTCTTAGAAATGGCTATTTAATGGCGGTTGCGCCCACCAGCTCGATCTCTATTTTAGTCGGCACGACCCAAACCATTGAGCCCATTTACCAAAAGAAATGGTTTGAAGAGAATTTAAGCGGCATGATCCCCGTAGTCGTGCCAAACTTGAGCCTTGAGACTTGGAATTACTACACTTCTGCTTACGACATTGACCCTAAAAACATTGTCCGCCTAGCCGCCGTACGCCAAAAGTGGATCGACCAAGGGCAGAGTTTAAATCTCTTTTTACGCCCCGATAAAGCCAATGGCAAACTCTTGCACGAAATCTACCATCTAGCGTGGAAGCTTGGGCTAAAATCCACCTACTACCTACGCACCCAAAGCCCCCACTTAGAAGAAAAAGGCGTTTTCGACCGCTCCATCGAATGCCACCATTGCCAGTGA
- a CDS encoding ATP-binding protein: MQEPKAEILEPNFVNYIKSFREIGYSFEVAVADIIDNSISAGADVVKIYAIQNPKPLFCVLDNGSGMSENELKEAMRMGSKDPNMLREPTALGKFGLGLKSASFSQCKKLTVLSKQDDNIYAKQWDLDYMCRRNDWYLLTPDLEDYKQLEIFHDFNQYATATLVIWEEIDKVDQITSHLQTLREHLSLVFHQFLEGTCLPKKLKIFINNTPIKPFNPFNPDHPATFDKGPEIIPYNGKRIEVTPFILPHHSKVSQVEWEKYGGRDGYVKSQGFYLYRAHRLLVYGKWWGLFKASEATKLVRIKIEISNDQDALWRIDVKKSMANPLAGIKEQLKRIASKAMEDGKKPFSVRGRKIGDKNVVRFWDLMRANPPMHFAINKDHPFYKNLIDALDDSQKKLLNLYLKSLQAYLPIEAIQIQVQQNPHAFLQEDTISETERKEMLEWAEKLGLSPEEIAHIEGFKKRK; this comes from the coding sequence ATGCAAGAGCCTAAGGCAGAAATTTTAGAACCCAATTTCGTGAATTACATCAAGTCCTTTCGTGAGATCGGCTATTCGTTTGAGGTGGCGGTTGCGGACATTATAGACAATAGCATTTCGGCAGGGGCAGATGTTGTCAAGATTTATGCGATTCAAAACCCCAAACCCTTATTTTGTGTTTTAGACAATGGCTCGGGGATGAGCGAAAACGAGCTTAAAGAAGCTATGCGGATGGGATCAAAAGATCCAAACATGCTAAGAGAACCGACGGCACTTGGTAAATTTGGACTTGGTTTAAAGTCAGCTTCTTTTTCGCAATGCAAAAAGCTCACAGTTCTATCCAAGCAAGATGACAACATTTATGCCAAGCAATGGGATTTGGATTATATGTGTCGGCGCAATGACTGGTATTTACTCACCCCTGATTTAGAGGACTACAAACAACTAGAGATTTTCCACGACTTCAACCAATATGCAACTGCTACTCTTGTCATTTGGGAAGAGATAGACAAAGTCGATCAAATCACTAGCCATTTGCAAACATTAAGAGAACATTTATCCCTTGTATTTCACCAATTCTTAGAGGGGACTTGCCTCCCAAAGAAACTCAAAATATTTATCAACAACACCCCCATAAAACCCTTTAACCCGTTTAACCCCGATCACCCAGCGACCTTTGATAAAGGGCCAGAGATCATTCCCTACAATGGAAAGCGGATCGAGGTTACCCCCTTTATTCTACCCCACCATTCTAAGGTTTCTCAAGTGGAGTGGGAGAAGTATGGGGGCAGAGATGGCTATGTCAAATCCCAAGGGTTTTATTTGTATCGGGCACATAGATTGCTCGTTTATGGGAAATGGTGGGGGCTTTTTAAGGCAAGCGAGGCAACTAAACTTGTGCGCATTAAAATTGAAATCTCGAACGATCAAGACGCGCTTTGGAGGATAGATGTTAAAAAGTCTATGGCAAATCCGCTTGCAGGGATCAAGGAACAACTCAAGCGGATCGCATCAAAAGCTATGGAAGATGGCAAAAAGCCTTTTTCTGTGCGTGGGCGCAAGATTGGGGATAAAAATGTGGTGAGATTTTGGGACCTTATGCGTGCAAATCCTCCAATGCACTTTGCGATCAACAAAGATCATCCTTTTTATAAAAACCTCATAGATGCATTGGACGATTCGCAAAAGAAACTTTTAAATCTCTATCTCAAATCGCTCCAAGCCTATCTCCCCATAGAGGCGATCCAAATCCAAGTACAACAAAACCCCCACGCTTTTTTGCAAGAAGACACTATTTCTGAAACTGAAAGAAAAGAAATGCTAGAATGGGCTGAAAAATTGGGGTTGAGCCCAGAGGAAATCGCCCACATCGAGGGCTTTAAAAAACGAAAATAA
- the typA gene encoding translational GTPase TypA, with product MQQIRNIAVIAHVDHGKTTLVDGLLTQSGTFGEHDKVDERMMDSNDLERERGITILSKNTAIHYKDTKINIIDTPGHADFGGEVERVLKMVDGVLLLVDAQEGVMPQTKFVVKKALSFGICPIVVVNKIDKPAAEPDRVVDEVFDLFVAMGASDAQLDFPVVYAAARDGYAIKDLNDEKKNLEPLFETIVSHVSAPSGEANNPLQMQIFTLDYDNYVGKIGIVRVFNGQVKKGDMVALCKSDGSKETGRITKLIGFLGLARMEIEQAQAGDIVAIAGFNAMDVGDSVVDPNNPQPLDPMHLEEPTMSVVFAINDSPLAGTEGKHVTANKLKDRLLKEMQTNIAMKCEEMGEGKFKVSGRGELQITILAENLRREGFEFSISRPEVIVKVQDGVKLEPFEHLVIDTPQDFSGAIIERLGRRKAEMKAMNPMNDGYSRLEFEIPARGLIGYRSEFLTDTKGEGVMNHSFLEFRPFSGGVESRKNGALVSMENGDATAFSLFNIQERGTLFINPQTKVYIGMVIGEHSRDNDLEVNPIKSKHLTNMRASGSDDAIKLTPPRLMALERALEWIEEDELLEITPLNLRIRKKVLDPTARRRVKK from the coding sequence ATGCAACAGATTAGAAATATCGCTGTCATCGCGCATGTTGACCATGGCAAGACCACCTTAGTCGATGGTTTGCTGACCCAATCGGGGACTTTTGGCGAACATGACAAGGTCGATGAACGCATGATGGACAGCAACGACTTAGAAAGGGAGAGGGGGATCACGATCCTTTCTAAAAACACCGCAATCCACTACAAGGACACAAAGATCAACATCATAGACACCCCCGGACACGCCGACTTTGGGGGCGAAGTGGAGCGGGTTTTAAAAATGGTCGATGGCGTGTTGCTCTTGGTGGATGCCCAAGAAGGTGTGATGCCCCAAACCAAATTCGTGGTGAAAAAGGCGTTAAGCTTTGGCATCTGCCCGATTGTAGTGGTGAATAAAATTGACAAGCCTGCTGCCGAGCCCGATCGTGTGGTGGATGAGGTGTTTGATTTATTCGTAGCAATGGGAGCAAGCGATGCACAATTAGACTTCCCCGTGGTCTATGCCGCCGCTAGAGATGGTTATGCCATCAAAGATTTAAACGATGAAAAGAAAAACTTAGAACCGCTGTTTGAAACGATTGTCTCCCATGTGAGCGCACCCAGCGGGGAGGCAAACAACCCCCTACAAATGCAAATTTTCACCCTAGATTACGACAATTATGTCGGCAAAATCGGCATTGTACGGGTGTTTAACGGACAGGTCAAAAAGGGGGACATGGTTGCCTTGTGTAAGAGCGATGGGAGCAAGGAAACGGGCAGAATCACTAAACTCATCGGCTTTTTGGGTTTAGCCAGAATGGAAATCGAGCAAGCACAGGCGGGCGATATTGTCGCCATTGCTGGCTTTAATGCGATGGATGTGGGCGATAGCGTGGTCGATCCCAACAACCCCCAACCGCTCGACCCCATGCACCTTGAAGAGCCCACCATGAGCGTGGTGTTTGCCATCAACGACTCCCCTCTGGCGGGCACTGAAGGCAAACATGTTACGGCAAACAAACTCAAAGACCGCCTGCTTAAAGAAATGCAAACAAACATCGCCATGAAGTGCGAGGAAATGGGCGAGGGGAAATTTAAGGTGAGCGGACGGGGGGAATTGCAAATCACCATTTTAGCCGAGAATTTGCGCCGTGAGGGCTTTGAGTTTAGCATATCGCGCCCTGAGGTGATCGTTAAGGTGCAAGATGGGGTGAAATTAGAGCCCTTTGAGCATTTGGTGATCGACACCCCTCAAGATTTTAGCGGGGCAATCATTGAGCGACTCGGGCGGCGCAAGGCAGAGATGAAGGCGATGAACCCCATGAATGATGGCTACAGCCGTTTGGAGTTTGAAATCCCGGCTAGGGGGCTCATTGGCTATCGCAGCGAATTTTTAACCGACACGAAAGGCGAGGGCGTGATGAACCATTCATTTTTGGAGTTTCGCCCCTTTAGCGGAGGCGTGGAGTCGCGTAAAAACGGGGCGCTAGTCAGCATGGAAAATGGCGATGCTACGGCGTTTTCTCTCTTTAATATCCAAGAGAGGGGTACGCTTTTTATCAACCCCCAAACGAAAGTCTATATCGGCATGGTGATCGGCGAGCACAGCCGCGACAATGATTTAGAGGTTAATCCCATTAAATCCAAACACCTAACCAACATGCGTGCCAGTGGGAGCGATGACGCGATCAAGCTCACCCCCCCAAGGCTGATGGCGTTAGAGAGGGCTTTAGAGTGGATCGAAGAGGATGAGCTTTTAGAAATCACCCCCTTAAATTTGCGTATCCGCAAAAAAGTTTTAGACCCCACGGCGCGCCGCCGTGTCAAAAAATGA